In the Flavobacterium pallidum genome, one interval contains:
- a CDS encoding DUF885 domain-containing protein: MRKIYLAAFSIVFFICCSKEKAADRNKAFEHYRKSFIEALWINFPDYAAASGFHKYDNVLVVNDATTRAKQLAFIKSNLDSLGNYDEKSLNPGNFTDYKMMGNMLKSYAFGMEEMKSWEWNPAEYNVSGPFAEILNGSYDFLSVRLKNISLKLDEVPAYYAAAKQNIRNPTREHTELAISQNTGGLSVFEKDLPAMLEKSDLSAAEKDAMKAKTASAVNAIKDYVSWLQKLDNPTPRDFRLGKKLYDKKFEFDIQSAYTSSQVLEKAVAHKKELHEKMFVIADRLWSKYLGTAPKPSDKNQLIRQVIDKISLQHAKPELFQQAIEKQLPELLAFIKQKDLIYIDPSKPLEVRKEPDYMAGVAGASISAPGPYDKNAKTYYNVGSLSGWSAAESESYLREYNDYILQILNIHEAIPGHYTQLVYSNQSPSLIKSIAGNGAMVEGWAVYSELMMLENGYANSDEMWLMYYKWNLRSTCNTILDIGVHTKNLSKDDAMDLLINEAFQQQAEAEGKWRRVCLTQVQLCSYFTGFTEICELREAYKKQQGEKFRLKDFHSKLLSYGSAPVKYIRELMLEKQ, from the coding sequence ATGAGAAAAATTTATCTTGCTGCCTTTTCAATCGTGTTTTTTATTTGCTGTTCAAAAGAAAAAGCTGCTGACCGGAACAAGGCTTTTGAACATTACAGGAAAAGCTTTATTGAGGCACTTTGGATTAATTTTCCTGATTATGCTGCCGCTTCCGGATTTCATAAATATGATAATGTATTGGTTGTCAATGATGCCACAACACGCGCAAAACAATTGGCATTTATAAAAAGCAACCTGGATTCTCTCGGCAATTATGATGAAAAATCACTTAATCCCGGCAATTTCACCGATTATAAGATGATGGGGAATATGTTGAAAAGTTATGCGTTCGGGATGGAAGAAATGAAATCGTGGGAATGGAATCCGGCAGAATATAATGTAAGCGGCCCTTTTGCAGAAATACTGAACGGTTCTTACGACTTCCTTTCCGTAAGGTTGAAAAATATCAGCCTTAAACTGGATGAAGTCCCGGCTTATTATGCTGCTGCAAAGCAAAATATCAGGAACCCGACACGGGAACACACTGAACTCGCCATTTCGCAAAATACCGGCGGCTTATCAGTTTTTGAAAAGGATTTGCCCGCCATGCTTGAAAAATCTGATTTGTCTGCTGCAGAGAAAGATGCGATGAAAGCAAAAACGGCTTCTGCAGTCAACGCCATAAAAGATTATGTTTCCTGGCTACAGAAACTGGACAATCCGACGCCGCGTGATTTCAGGCTTGGAAAAAAATTATATGACAAGAAGTTTGAATTTGACATACAGTCAGCGTATACGTCATCGCAGGTGTTAGAAAAAGCAGTGGCGCACAAAAAAGAACTGCACGAAAAGATGTTTGTGATTGCAGACAGGCTTTGGTCAAAATATTTAGGAACTGCACCAAAACCATCGGATAAAAACCAACTCATCCGCCAGGTGATCGATAAGATTTCGCTGCAACATGCCAAACCGGAATTGTTCCAGCAGGCGATTGAAAAACAATTGCCGGAACTTCTGGCTTTCATCAAACAGAAAGACCTCATATACATCGATCCGTCAAAGCCGCTTGAAGTGCGTAAAGAGCCAGATTATATGGCTGGCGTTGCAGGCGCATCCATTTCGGCGCCCGGCCCTTATGACAAAAATGCGAAAACGTATTATAATGTAGGCAGTTTATCAGGTTGGAGCGCAGCAGAATCCGAAAGTTACCTGCGGGAATACAACGATTATATTTTGCAAATCCTGAATATACACGAAGCGATTCCTGGGCATTACACCCAATTGGTGTACAGCAACCAGTCGCCAAGCCTTATCAAATCTATTGCCGGAAATGGTGCGATGGTCGAAGGCTGGGCAGTGTATTCAGAGTTGATGATGCTCGAAAACGGCTACGCCAATTCAGACGAAATGTGGCTGATGTATTATAAATGGAATCTCCGCAGCACTTGCAACACCATCCTTGATATTGGCGTGCATACAAAAAACCTGAGCAAGGATGATGCTATGGATTTACTAATAAATGAAGCGTTCCAGCAACAGGCCGAAGCGGAGGGCAAATGGCGCCGCGTGTGCCTGACGCAGGT
- the porX gene encoding T9SS response regulator signal transducer PorX, producing MDQIKILWVDDEIDLLKPHILFLEKKNYNVTTCNNGRDAVDIFEDGNFDIVFLDENMPGMSGLETLQEIKEKKSSTPVIMITKSEEELIMEEAIGSKIADYLIKPVNPNQILLSLKKNLDHSRLISEKTTLDYQKEFRKIAMELAMVNNYEDWIEMYKKLLFWEIELEDIQDQAMIQILESQKTEANSQFGKFIERNYEDWFLPKAERPVMSHTLFKELVVPELKKKEKILFVVVDNLRYDQWKAFESVVANYYKLEKETPYYAILPTATQYARNAIFSGLLPSEMEKQYPQYWKNDVEDGGKNLYEAEFLTEQLRKLGLDLKQDYFKITNLAGGKKLVENFKSLKSNDLVTVVYNFVDMLSHAKTEMDVVKELASDDKAYRSLTLSWFRNSPLLEIIQQAQKLGFKLIITTDHGTINVKNPSKVIGDKNTSLNLRYKTGRSLTYEDRDVYAVKDPKKIGLPSINMSSSYIFAKNDLFLAYVNNYNHYVSYYRNSYQHGGISLEEMIIPFLVFNPK from the coding sequence ATGGATCAGATCAAAATTTTATGGGTTGACGACGAAATAGATTTGCTAAAACCACACATCCTTTTCCTTGAAAAAAAGAATTATAATGTAACGACCTGCAACAATGGGCGCGATGCCGTAGACATCTTTGAAGATGGTAATTTCGATATTGTTTTCCTGGATGAGAATATGCCAGGAATGAGCGGACTCGAAACGCTCCAGGAAATTAAGGAGAAAAAATCGTCAACGCCGGTGATCATGATTACCAAAAGCGAGGAAGAATTGATCATGGAGGAAGCGATCGGTTCGAAAATTGCTGATTACCTGATCAAGCCCGTAAATCCGAATCAGATTTTGCTGAGCTTAAAGAAAAACCTGGACCATTCCAGGCTTATATCTGAAAAAACCACTTTGGATTACCAAAAGGAATTCCGCAAAATTGCCATGGAACTCGCCATGGTAAACAATTATGAGGACTGGATTGAAATGTACAAGAAGTTGCTGTTCTGGGAAATCGAACTCGAAGACATACAGGACCAGGCGATGATCCAGATTTTGGAATCGCAGAAAACGGAAGCCAACAGCCAGTTTGGGAAATTCATCGAACGCAACTATGAAGATTGGTTCCTGCCAAAAGCGGAACGCCCCGTGATGTCGCATACCTTGTTTAAGGAATTGGTCGTTCCCGAATTAAAAAAGAAGGAAAAAATATTATTTGTGGTCGTAGATAATCTGCGTTACGACCAATGGAAGGCATTTGAAAGCGTCGTTGCGAATTACTACAAATTAGAGAAAGAAACACCGTATTACGCCATACTGCCAACGGCTACACAATATGCCAGGAATGCTATTTTCTCAGGGCTTTTGCCATCAGAAATGGAAAAACAATATCCGCAATATTGGAAAAATGACGTGGAAGATGGAGGCAAAAACCTTTACGAAGCCGAATTTTTAACCGAACAATTGCGCAAACTGGGATTGGACCTCAAACAGGATTATTTCAAAATCACCAATCTTGCCGGTGGAAAAAAACTGGTGGAGAACTTCAAGTCGCTGAAGTCAAATGATCTGGTCACAGTCGTTTATAATTTCGTAGACATGCTTTCCCATGCAAAAACCGAGATGGATGTCGTAAAGGAATTGGCCTCAGACGACAAGGCTTATCGCTCCTTAACGCTGAGCTGGTTCCGGAATTCCCCTTTACTTGAAATCATACAGCAGGCACAAAAGCTTGGTTTCAAACTGATCATCACCACAGACCACGGAACCATCAATGTAAAAAACCCATCTAAAGTAATCGGTGATAAGAATACCAGCCTGAATCTACGTTATAAAACCGGCCGCAGCCTCACTTATGAAGACCGCGACGTTTATGCTGTAAAAGATCCCAAAAAAATTGGTTTGCCTTCCATCAATATGAGCAGTTCTTATATCTTTGCGAAGAATGATCTGTTCCTGGCCTATGTCAATAATTACAACCATTACGTAAGTTATTACAGGAACAGTTACCAGCATGGCGGTATTTCACTCGAAGAGATGATCATACCGTTTTTAGTTTTCAACCCGAAGTAA